The genomic segment ctcccttcaaacctgagacaactggagcagtttgcttatgaggagtggatcaaaatacctgctgagaggtgcagacgtctcattaacagttacaggaattgtttgattgcagtgattgcctcaaaaggttgtgcaacaaaatactaagttaagggtaccatcatttttgtccaggcctgtttcatgagtttatttttttaaataattctgttgaaacatggttgaaaagcaatgtctgactttcattggttaaatttcatagaatttttatttattattacttttgtgagattcaagttatttctgtgaccattgtgatattttctttcattaaccgaagggtaccaacaattttgtccatgactgtacatacatacatatatacatacatacatacatacatgcatacatgcatacatacatacatacatacatacatacacacatacacacatatatacatacatacatatatgcatacatacatacatacacacatacatacatacatgcatacatgcatacatacatacatacatacacacatacacacatacacacatatatacatacatacatatatgcatacatacatacatacacacatacatacatacatgcatacatgcatacatacatacatacatacacacatacatgcatacatgcatacatacatacatacatacatacatacacacatacacacatatatacatacatacatacatacacacatacatacatacatgcatacatgcatacatacatacatacatacacacatacacacatatatacatatatacatgcatacttACGGTCCTATTTTTCCTAAAATTCCTTCCTGAGTTTTATGTGCTGTACAGAAACTCAGATGAACCAGTTCAGTTGCAAACATgagcaaatgttttatttcaccctcccttttataaaatattatatattactgccccctgctggctgATGTAGGTAAACACAGATCCCATGTTGAAGCTTGGCTCTGTGTTTGGATGCGTTTTAGTGGATTTATTTTAAgtcctttataaataaagctggattgaatTGCAGGTTAAATCTTTGAGTCTCCTTTCCCCTGGTCTATATCCCATCAGCCTGATAAGCGTTGTCGTGGCCGACACCAGCACACCTGAACAATGAGGATTAATACCCAAACACAGGACCAGAAACGAGGCTTTGATGATGAGACAAATGAAGAATATgacataaaaactttattatatTCTGCATATAAAGACAAATAATGCAAAgatatttaaagacatttaaataaaaaaggaggaaatgaaaacaatcagctggaaaaacagaaaaaagtaaataaatatcctCAGATatgaacatgatgatgatgttccCTAAGTCAGCTGGTCAACCTGTCTTTGGTTAACACTACTGTGATGTCATCACCCCTATGATGTCATCATGCTTGTTGCTCAATAGCACTGATCTCAAATGACGTCACATTTACTCATCAATATTCATGAGCTCCGGCAACAGCGCGAGTTCGGACAAACAAAGAGTTAGTTTACGATGGCGACACCTAGAGTACGTGTAGTTTTGGAAGAAAAAGACGTCCCGGGAGCTTCATTTCAGTACAGTTCAATCAGTAAACACAGTGTTGTTGAACTTAAACGTTGGTTGACATGTAGAGGCCTCAAAGTGAGCGGAAAGAAAGCTTTATTAGTTGAAAGGTAAGCTGTTTTTAAGCTAGCTCTCGCTCAGTTATTAGTGTTGTATGCAGTGTAACTAGTGTGTTTCACAtttcattcacatttttcttatatttgccCCTTTCTCCCTTGTTTAAAACTGTGGCCTTCTATTGCTTGTTGtactaacaaaacttaacactgaacaaataattattatgaaaatggataggaatggaaaacaaatctttttgtgAACAAAAGATGATTTGTTTTGAACGTCATCTTCATTGATGCATTACATGCAAatcaattttccttttttctacatcgatttccatttaaaccagtttgaATTGGTTTTAAATCAATTTTCGATTGTTTCCTTACATCCTTAGCAATCAATGACTCATTTGGTTTTATGGACTTACCCCTTGTACCACATAATATACTATGTAAAAACCATTCTTCTTagacatattaaaataatatcaggTATAGCTCCTTTATGAATTATAAATACAAAGgcaagatatatttattttcagagatATTGTTCTGTTTGATTATTAGATAAATACATTACTCCATGCATTGTGTTTGTACAGATGCCAGCATGCTGTGGATCAAGAATTTAAAATTGATCCAGCTGTAGACGGTGGTGCATGGTATAACATCAAAGCTGCATCACAGCGAGGGTCAAGTCCAGCAAATGAGGATCTTCAACCAAAGGATGGAAACTGGAAAGATTTTCCTCAAAGCGGCATACCGGTTTGCTTCAGTTCTGGACATATTTATCACCACATCATAGAATCAGTGCAAGAAAATAGTGATGTGGAAGATGAAGGATTACACTGTCAAACAACAAAACCATTGAGAAGAGGAAGACAGTTGTTTGAGAGTCAAAATGTGACCATGATGCAGGATTTATATCAAGGTAACCAGTATCATGTTAAAGCAAAAGTTCTTGGAAGCATGCGAAAGATCACATACAATGTTGTGATAGTTCTCTCCTCGAACACTGGGTTTGTGCAAAATGCTTCCTGTGAGTGTAAGGCTTCCTCACTTGGGCGCTGTAGTCATGTGGCTGCAGTTCTCTTTGCAATAGATGACTGTAAGAACTCCAGAAGTGATGAATCCTGTACAAGCAAACCATGCACCTGGAATGTTGGCAGGAAGGTGGGCAAAAACCCAAAGTCCATCACAGATGCTCAGTATCCAAACAGAAAGCGGAAGATGTCTGCTGTAATAAACTTTGACCCTAGGCCTACTTCTTTGCGGAGGACATCGCTAACACATGTGGAGATGAACAATTTTGTGAGAGATCTACAAACTGCAAGTTCTCCTCAGGGTAGTATGTGGGAGACCATCATCCCCATGCATTTTGACAACTACACCCTCTCCATTGATGAAACAGGCTTGTTACAACAAAAGGTGGGCATAATTTGCCAAAATCTGATGCCCAGTGTGAGTGGTGTCACAGAACTATGTTCTGTACAGGGGGATGAGACTTGGTTTGCTGAGCGCAGACTTAGGGTAACTGCATCTATAGCTAAATCAGTAGTAACAGCTTCAAGTGACTGTGTTAGAGCAAACCTGGTGAAAAGAAAGCTATGGGAACCACCTGTGAAAGCTGTTAGTCTGGAGTATGGCCATGTAAATGAGGCTAAGGCAAGGCAAAGCTTTGTGGAGAAATTCCCGAACATGACAGTTAGACTGGACTGTGGGTAAACTCTGAGTATCCCTACCTTGCTGCCTCACCAGATGGCCTGTTGCATGACAGAGACTTGGACAGTCACGGGGTGTTGGAAATAAAATGCCCCATATCACTGAAAGAAGCACATCCAAAAGACTTCTACACAGCACTGAGCAAGAAACAGCTGGCAGGTTTCTGTTTGAAGGTAGATGGGGATGAGGTAACCATGAGTAAAAAACATGCGTACTATTACCAGGTGCAGATGCAAATGGGCGTTTTACAGAGAGAGTGGTCCTACTTTGTTATTTGGAGCCCAAAAGGAAtgatagttaaaaaaatattgtttgacAAAGATTTCTTTGACGCTATGGTTCCTGTTCTGAGAAACTTCCACTGTAATTACCTGTGCCCAGAGTATGTAGAAATGAGACTTCCTAGACACCTTCCGATTCTGAGTTTGAACTATTGATGCTGAAGGATCACAGTGAACATTAtcagtcacaataaaaaaaacaaatgcatctgaaatgtttttatttgaacttcaTTTCTATTACAATTAATTACTTCATGACAGAGTAGTTAATTCAACAGCTCATGTATGAATTAATTCAAGAACTTAACTGCTACCTCACGTTCAACATCTTTCCTGTTATGTTACAAGTGGTTCCTGAAAGTTGACTAAGCAGGCAGCAACAAAAACCATTTGTGAAAATACAGGCTGCTTTgaaaatggaatgaaaaaaacTCCCTTCATATGTTCACGGTCACTATATCGCGAGTAACTTCGGCAGACACCGAAGCAGCAGTGTTTAGTTGTTACCATAAtggttttgttaaagaaatattcGGAATGCAACTTTGCTCCTACAAACACAGTATACACGCTCCACAGGTTGTTTGTCCGAATCCAATATGGCGGCGGCGCCTGCGCAGTACGCTGTTCTAAAAATAGCATTTTGACGTCATTCGTGATCAGTCCTATTCCAGAAACTTTTCACTTCCtgtctctctctcgctctctctctctcagcagTGTTTAAGGCTCGCTCGCCCCTCTGTCCTAGAATTTAACTCACTGAGTTTACAAAGTTCAGCCCGACTCAGCGTCAGCTCTGAAAATGCAAcaacaatcaataaataataaataaatatcatcaataaataaattactgataaataaacatttctgctcagaaataaaaataaaagatcttgTGACTTTCCAGACCAACAGAAATGGATTTTacatttctaataaaaacattcagtaagttagaaaagtggaaaaatttCTGCTTCTTTCATTCAGCATTAAACCTTGTTCAGAGATTTGGCTGTAAACTCCTCGTCTGATCTGCagggaaagaggaggagaagaagaaagccGGGCAGGTCCAGACCTGCAGATCTTCCCTCCTCACCAGCAACTTGTTTTTTTGGCTTTTCtactctttttaaaaattcgTCCTGCGGCAACATTCCAGAAGATTGGCAAGCCGAGACTTGCACAAGGCCTCCAGGATCAGATCTGATGCAGAGAGGTCCACATCCTGGACTACAGCAGAAACCTGCACCCCAGATCCTGGACTACAGCAGAAACCTGCACCCTCTGTGCAGCCTTAAGATGTTGAGCTGCAGCCTTAAGATGTTGAGCTCCAGCAGAAAAGAATCGAACCAGAAATTCCTGCACAAAGTCCCCAGTCAGCTTTTTCTGCAGGGTTGGCTCACCTTGCGGTGGGCGGAGCTTAGCATGCATCTGGTTGGCTCACCCTGCTGTGGGTGGGGCTTATTGTGCACCTGCAGTGTCCGGCCTGTAGGTGGCGAGTGCTCTCAGGCTGCGGATCAGGTCGTGACAGAACGAGCGCAGCTGCACCAGCGTCATGTGCACCATCACTTGGACCTTGTATGCCTCTTGGAGATGCGAGGCCAGGTCCAGACTGTGGTTCTGATCCGAAGCGTCCCCTCCAAGCTGAGCCACCTTCTTCATCTGAAACACACAGACTGATGTCAGCCAATCATAACCCAGATCACATGAGACAGCTGTGATGTCATAGCAGGTGTGCGTTACCTTGGCGATGTGGGTCAGCAAGTCTCTGAGGTCGGCTTGCAGGGTCTCCAGACCGCTCAGGTTGCTGGACAGGACTTCCAGCAGGTTCTGGTACAGCTGGGTTCCCGCTAACATACGAGCCACACACATGTCCTGCAGAGGGAGACACGCACACACCAGGTTACATCATCACACACAACCGCCTGACCAGGTTCAGCTGGAACCAGAACACAGGTTGGATCAGGACCGGACCGGTTCTTCCCCAGATCAAAgttcatttcactgttttgtCCCAGTTCTTTCTAGAACCTTCACACTCAGCACAGAACCATTAAAACCCAGAATCACTtccttcttttcacacacacatagaactttctgctcactggttgatctttggctgctcctgattggacgttaccgtcaatctaagctctctgattggtggaaagtctgacaggaagtggcttcatcatcatgtccaggtctaaatagaggtctcttagcaacatagtagtgatggtgatgtttttatgatggaatgtgataaataaagctgttatcatggatcattgtggatttaccagatagagtctctgaataaaactacatttagtggctggattgtaaaccttctAGTCTACCTTCTAGTCTACCCTCAAACCATCTGAACATCTGTAGTAAACTTCCAATTACATCCAAACATCCAAAATACAGTAAAGACCTCCAGAAGGACCACCCCAAAGCCTCTCAAACAACCAGAACTTCCCTGGGACAGTTACTGCACAACTCCATcaatcaccatgacaaccattcagaaacacaaagaaacccaCAAAACTCAAGATCCACCTCAAGGATCAAAACAAAGGCAAGGCATCaaaatttataaagcacatttaaagacAGGAACGGCAAAAGACTCAAAGGCTCACGCAACATAAGAGAagcaaatggaaataaaaacactgacataAACAGAGTCGGCTACTGCACATCAGCAAAGGCCGAAGAGTTAACGTGCATCTTTACCTAACTTGTAAAGATGTCCAGGTTAGGAACAGAACCTGATATGAGGGGGGGAGGTCGTTCCAGAGTTTGTGGCCAGCAACTGCGAAGGAACGACCTTCCCGTTGGCTCAACCTGTACCTGGGACCACCAGCCGTCTTTGGACAGAGGCCCTCAAGGATCTATGTGGGGTGTAATGGTATAAAAGATCTGCTAAGTAGGAGGGGGCTAAACCATGAGGAGATGTAaaaccaaacaataaaatcttaaaatcaatgcTCAACTTGATGGGGAGCCGTGGAAAGAAACAAGGGTCGGGGTGATGAATggttcttttcctttttcagtgGGAGATAAatctgagtatcatcagcataaaaatggtgttttttaaaaaatagatccTAAGAGTaaaatatatgaagaaaataGAGGTGGGGCAAAGATGGACCCTTGAGGAACTCCACAAGAAAGAGGTGCTGTGGTAGAACAACATCCACCAGTGCTGAGTGAAGAACTTCTACCACTAAGACAGGATccaaaccatttaaaaacagccttgtAGACCCGGGACAGAAGAATCCAGACCCAGTCTGGACCCAATCCAGACCATCTGAACCTACTGAAGCTAACCCGACCCACCCAGACCCAGTCTGGACCCTCCGCACTGACCGGTGTGAAATGCTGGGATGGCGGTTTGAGGACGGGGGTGGCAGGGATCCCCAGTGACGTCACCATCAGCTGCAGGTTTGTGGTGTGGCTGGAGGCGTCCAGGGTGAAACCCTGAGGACGGAAGACACCGTTAACATCACATGAAGAAGAAGACAGGAGCCAATCAGCTGCAGCCAATGGGGTGTCTGATTACCTGGGTGTTGACGGTGGCGGTGTGTGCTATGGGGATGTCATCCAGGATTTTCTCCACCAGGGTCTTGGTTTGCTTGACGGCCTCGCTGAACGCTGGCGAGGTGATGGGAGCTGATTGGACCAGAGCTGCAAACAGGAAGCAGTGCAGCAGAGCGGCAACTGGAGGAGGAAACCAGTTAGAATCAGTGCTGGATAGATGAGATTTaaggctctttgaagggagccagaCTTTGAGGAGTCGTTCCTTTtcaaagagccgttcaaaagaccggctcattcattttatttacttatgttTAGAATTTAATCAGAGACAACTCATCAGAGGAAATCATCTCTGGAGGGTCAGATTTGGACCTGAATAATTCAAACTTAGACACTCCACCACCATATGCTTGCTAACGTTTCCATAGCAACCATTTTGTAAAGGAGCTCCATATGGCCATGCTCTGACACTCAGATCACTACTTTGGATTTTCCTTCATCAAAAAACTTTGTggcacaacaaaaactaaacagctgcaACTAAGTTCCATGTAAGACAACTTTACTCCAACATTTTCCACACAGGAACAAAACATAAGAAtcctaaataattaaaatatgaacCAACATAAAATCCACTGGACAagatgtagaaataaaaacagaatcaacCGGAGCAACGTCGCTGCAGTTTTTACTAAAACTTCTGGATAAAATTCAGTTCTCATGGTTCATTAAAAGAACCATTCAAAAGAATCTATTCGTTCA from the Melanotaenia boesemani isolate fMelBoe1 chromosome 2, fMelBoe1.pri, whole genome shotgun sequence genome contains:
- the LOC121651656 gene encoding uncharacterized protein LOC121651656, whose product is MHTPTVAALLHCFLFAALVQSAPITSPAFSEAVKQTKTLVEKILDDIPIAHTATVNTQGFTLDASSHTTNLQLMVTSLGIPATPVLKPPSQHFTPDMCVARMLAGTQLYQNLLEVLSSNLSGLETLQADLRDLLTHIAKMKKVAQLGGDASDQNHSLDLASHLQEAYKVQVMVHMTLVQLRSFCHDLIRSLRALATYRPDTAGAQ